Proteins from one Candidatus Binatia bacterium genomic window:
- a CDS encoding ABC transporter permease yields MTAPSLPLPHNIVEDELQITKVTFWTRLRRHKLAIAGLVVLLLMVLAAIFAKQLAPFDPNFIDNGTTAVPHWNGTPLPPCFQDQSQCWGHVLGTDEVGRDLVSRLLFGARISLTVGLFAVIMEVLIGATLGAIAGYYGGWVDYALMRLTDVFLSIPLLPLLLVLTAIVAASSTKAALSFGVIVIIIGALSWPPVARLVRASFLSLREREFAEAARALGNSDGRIIFRHLLPNAIAPIVVQATLDVANVIILESTLSFLGLGIQPPTASWGNMLASAQSNLSIAWWAAVFPGLCILVTVLAINYIGDGLRDALDPNMG; encoded by the coding sequence CCGCCACAAGCTTGCCATCGCGGGCCTCGTCGTGCTGCTGCTCATGGTGCTGGCGGCGATTTTCGCCAAGCAGCTGGCGCCGTTCGACCCGAATTTCATCGACAACGGAACGACGGCCGTGCCACACTGGAACGGCACGCCTCTGCCGCCCTGTTTCCAAGACCAGAGCCAGTGCTGGGGTCACGTCCTAGGCACTGATGAGGTCGGTCGCGATCTGGTCTCGCGGTTGCTGTTCGGCGCGCGCATCTCGCTGACGGTGGGCCTCTTCGCCGTCATCATGGAGGTGCTGATCGGCGCGACGCTGGGGGCGATCGCCGGCTACTACGGGGGTTGGGTCGACTACGCGCTGATGCGCCTCACGGACGTGTTCCTCTCGATCCCGCTGTTGCCGCTGTTGCTCGTGCTGACCGCGATCGTCGCCGCGAGCTCGACGAAGGCGGCGCTGAGCTTCGGAGTCATCGTCATCATCATCGGGGCGCTCTCATGGCCGCCGGTCGCGCGTCTCGTGCGAGCGTCCTTCCTGAGCCTGCGCGAGCGCGAGTTTGCCGAGGCCGCGCGTGCCCTCGGTAACAGCGACGGCCGTATCATCTTTCGCCACCTGCTTCCCAACGCCATCGCCCCAATCGTCGTGCAGGCCACCCTCGACGTCGCCAACGTCATCATCTTGGAGTCGACGCTCTCGTTCCTCGGCCTCGGGATCCAGCCGCCGACGGCGTCGTGGGGCAACATGCTCGCCAGCGCCCAGAGCAATCTCTCCATCGCGTGGTGGGCCGCGGTCTTCCCTGGCCTGTGCATCCTCGTAACGGTGCTCGCGATCAACTACATCGGCGACGGACTCCGCGACGCCCTCGATCCGAACATGGGATGA